The Camelus ferus isolate YT-003-E chromosome 32, BCGSAC_Cfer_1.0, whole genome shotgun sequence genome window below encodes:
- the PUS1 gene encoding tRNA pseudouridine synthase A isoform X1, which yields MGLSSLRAAAWALRRASGPWTPRLGPRLLCLPSMAGNGEALAPVGARQEQGTKARSGWQGAARTWEETAQQAKKLKSSEDGEQPRKLPKRKIVLLMAYSGKGYHGMQRNAGSSQFKTIEDDLVSALVRSGCIPENHGEDMRKMSFQRCARTDKGVSAAGQVVSLKVWLVDDILDKINSHLPSQIRILGLKRVTGGFNSKNKCDARTYFYMLPTFAFAHKDHDVQDETYRLSADTLRHVNRLLACYKGTHNFHNFTSQKGPREPSARRYILDMFCEEPFVREGMEFAVIKVKGQSFMTHQIRKMVGLVVAIVKGYAPESELERSWGEAKVDVPKAPGLGLVLERVHFEKYNQRFGRDGLHEPLDWAREEAEAAAFKEQHIYPTIISTERHERSMAQWLSTLPVHNFSATALAAAGPDTKVPSPLEGSEGDGDSD from the exons ATGGGGCTCTCCAGCCTGCGGGCGGCGGCCTGGGCCCTGAGGAGAGCCAGCGGACCGTGGACCCCGCGCCTGGGACCGCGCCTCCTCTG TTTGCCCTCCATGGCAGGGAACGGGGAGGCGCTGGCACCGGTGGGGgccaggcaggagcagggcaCAAAGGCCCGCAGCGGCTGGCAGGGCGCGGCCAGGACCTGGGAGGAAACAGCGCAGCAGGCCAAGAAGCTCAAGAGCAGCGAGGACGGGGAGCAGCCCCGCAAGCTGCCCAAGAGGAAGATTGTGCTGCTCATGGCCTATTCCGGGAAGGGCTACCACGGCATGCAG AGGAATGCTGGGTCCTCGCAATTCAAGACCATTGAAGATGACCTGGTGTCCGCCCTGGTCCGGTCAGGCTGTATTCCTGAGAATCATGGGGAAGACATGAGGAAGATGTCCTTCCAGCGCTGTGCTCGGACAGACAAG GGGGTGTCTGCGGCCGGCCAGGTCGTGTCCCTCAAGGTGTGGCTAGTCGACGACATTTTAGACAAGATCAACAGCCACCTCCCATCTCAGATCCGGATACTGG GGCTGAAGAGGGTCACGGGCGGCTTCAACTCCAAGAACAAGTGCGACGCCAGGACCTACTTCTACATGCTGCCCACGTTCGCCTTCGCGCACAAGGACCACGATGTGCAGGACGAGACCTACCGGCTGAGTGCGGACACCTTGCGGCACGTGAACCGGCTCCTCGCCTGCTACAAGGGCACCCACAACTTCCACAACTTCACCTCGCAGAAGGGGCCCCGGGAGCCCAGCGCCCGGCGCTACATCCTGGACATGTTCTGTGAGGAGCCCTTCGTGCGGGAGGGCATGGAGTTCGCGGTGATCAAGGTCAAGGGCCAGAGCTTCATGACGCACCAGATCCGGAAGATGGTGGGCCTGGTGGTGGCCATCGTCAAGGGCTACGCGCCCGAGAGCGAGCTGGAGCGCAGCTGGGGGGAGGCCAAGGTGGACGTGCCCAAGGCGCCCGGGCTCGGCCTGGTGCTGGAGCGTGTGCACTTTGAGAAGTACAACCAGCGCTTCGGCCGCGACGGGCTGCACGAGCCGCTGGACTGGGCGCGGGAGGAGGCGGAGGCCGCGGCCTTCAAGGAGCAGCACATCTACCCCACCATCATCAGCACTGAGCGCCACGAGAGGTCCATGGCCCAATGGCTGAGCACCCTGCCCGTGCACAACTTCAGCGCCACCGCCCTCGCGGCGGCTGGCCCAGACAccaag GTCCCCAGCCCCCTGGAAGGCAGTGAAGGGGACGGAGACAGTGACTGA
- the PUS1 gene encoding tRNA pseudouridine synthase A isoform X2: protein MAGNGEALAPVGARQEQGTKARSGWQGAARTWEETAQQAKKLKSSEDGEQPRKLPKRKIVLLMAYSGKGYHGMQRNAGSSQFKTIEDDLVSALVRSGCIPENHGEDMRKMSFQRCARTDKGVSAAGQVVSLKVWLVDDILDKINSHLPSQIRILGLKRVTGGFNSKNKCDARTYFYMLPTFAFAHKDHDVQDETYRLSADTLRHVNRLLACYKGTHNFHNFTSQKGPREPSARRYILDMFCEEPFVREGMEFAVIKVKGQSFMTHQIRKMVGLVVAIVKGYAPESELERSWGEAKVDVPKAPGLGLVLERVHFEKYNQRFGRDGLHEPLDWAREEAEAAAFKEQHIYPTIISTERHERSMAQWLSTLPVHNFSATALAAAGPDTKVPSPLEGSEGDGDSD from the exons ATGGCAGGGAACGGGGAGGCGCTGGCACCGGTGGGGgccaggcaggagcagggcaCAAAGGCCCGCAGCGGCTGGCAGGGCGCGGCCAGGACCTGGGAGGAAACAGCGCAGCAGGCCAAGAAGCTCAAGAGCAGCGAGGACGGGGAGCAGCCCCGCAAGCTGCCCAAGAGGAAGATTGTGCTGCTCATGGCCTATTCCGGGAAGGGCTACCACGGCATGCAG AGGAATGCTGGGTCCTCGCAATTCAAGACCATTGAAGATGACCTGGTGTCCGCCCTGGTCCGGTCAGGCTGTATTCCTGAGAATCATGGGGAAGACATGAGGAAGATGTCCTTCCAGCGCTGTGCTCGGACAGACAAG GGGGTGTCTGCGGCCGGCCAGGTCGTGTCCCTCAAGGTGTGGCTAGTCGACGACATTTTAGACAAGATCAACAGCCACCTCCCATCTCAGATCCGGATACTGG GGCTGAAGAGGGTCACGGGCGGCTTCAACTCCAAGAACAAGTGCGACGCCAGGACCTACTTCTACATGCTGCCCACGTTCGCCTTCGCGCACAAGGACCACGATGTGCAGGACGAGACCTACCGGCTGAGTGCGGACACCTTGCGGCACGTGAACCGGCTCCTCGCCTGCTACAAGGGCACCCACAACTTCCACAACTTCACCTCGCAGAAGGGGCCCCGGGAGCCCAGCGCCCGGCGCTACATCCTGGACATGTTCTGTGAGGAGCCCTTCGTGCGGGAGGGCATGGAGTTCGCGGTGATCAAGGTCAAGGGCCAGAGCTTCATGACGCACCAGATCCGGAAGATGGTGGGCCTGGTGGTGGCCATCGTCAAGGGCTACGCGCCCGAGAGCGAGCTGGAGCGCAGCTGGGGGGAGGCCAAGGTGGACGTGCCCAAGGCGCCCGGGCTCGGCCTGGTGCTGGAGCGTGTGCACTTTGAGAAGTACAACCAGCGCTTCGGCCGCGACGGGCTGCACGAGCCGCTGGACTGGGCGCGGGAGGAGGCGGAGGCCGCGGCCTTCAAGGAGCAGCACATCTACCCCACCATCATCAGCACTGAGCGCCACGAGAGGTCCATGGCCCAATGGCTGAGCACCCTGCCCGTGCACAACTTCAGCGCCACCGCCCTCGCGGCGGCTGGCCCAGACAccaag GTCCCCAGCCCCCTGGAAGGCAGTGAAGGGGACGGAGACAGTGACTGA